In one window of Carassius auratus strain Wakin chromosome 28, ASM336829v1, whole genome shotgun sequence DNA:
- the mettl2a gene encoding tRNA N(3)-cytidine methyltransferase METTL2, with translation MAAPAVTAGLSSAENMPEAAAETTEIPAEAQKRPQFGTRFLTDPRQVFQHNAWDNVEWSVEQEEAAQKKVQENSQPLPAEKQEEFDNRANEYWNDFYTIHENRFFKDRHWLFTEFPELAPQHKPARDAEENLLNGEDVPSTHTDTEFPGASASYRILEVGCGVGNTVFPILKTNNDPGLFVYCCDFSSTAVDLVKSNPEYDPSRCHAFVHDMSDTSAGYPIPDHSLDVIVLIFVLSALHPQKMQNSIDRLARLLKPGGVLLLRDYGRYDMAQLRFKKGRCLSENFYVRGDGTRVYFFTQDELHDLFSNAGLEKVQNMVDRRLQVNRGKQLTMYRVWVQCKYRKVLAPT, from the exons ATGGCGGCTCCTGCTGTTACTGCTGGACTCTCCTCCGCAGAAAACATGCCAGAAGCAGCTGCTGAAACCACGGAAATTCCCGCCGAGGCACAGAAACGACCGCAGTTCGGCACTCGCTTCCTCACAGACCCGCGTCAGGTGTTTCAGCACAACGCGTG GGATAATGTGGAGTGGTCAGTTGAACAGGAGGAGGCTGCACAGAAGAAGGTGCAGGAAAACAGTCAGCCTCTCCCAGCTGAAAAACAAG AGGAGTTTGACAACAGGGCCAATGAGTACTGGAACGATTTCTACACCATTCACGAGAACCGCTTCTTCAAGGATCGCCACTGGCTGTTTACAGAGTTTCCTGAGCTGGCCCCTCAACACAAGCCTGCACGGGACGCCGAGGAGAACCTGTTAAATGGTGAAGATGTTCCCTCAACTCACACTGACACTGAATTCCCTGGAGCCTCTGCATCCTATCGCATCCTGGag gtGGGCTGTGGAGTAGGCAATACAGTCTTTCCCATCTTAAAAACCAACAA tgaCCCAGGCCTCTTTGTTTACTGTTGTGATTTTTCCAGCACGGCTGTTGACCTCGTCAAA TCAAATCCTGAATATGACCCGTCCCGCTGCCATGCGTTCGTCCATGATATGAGTGATACGTCTGCAGGTTATCCAATACCAGACCACAGTCTGGATGTCATTGTCCTCATATTTGTGCTGTCCGCCCTGCATCCTCAGAA GATGCAGAACTCTATTGATAGATTAGCACGACTGCTGAAACCTGGAGGAGTCTTGTTATTGAGAGACTACGGCCGCTATGACATGGCACAGCTACGCTTCAAAAAAG GCAGGTGCTTGTCTGAAAATTTCTACGTTAGAGGGGATGGAACACGCGTCTACTTTTTCACACAAG ATGAGCTGCATGATCTGTTTTCCAATGCCGGCCTGGAGAAGGTGCAGAACATGGTGGACCGGCGCTTACAGGTGAACAGAGGAAAGCAGCTGACAATGTACAGAGTCTGGGTACAGTGCAAATATCGCAAGGTCCTGGCGCCCACTTAG